In Burkholderia cenocepacia, the following are encoded in one genomic region:
- a CDS encoding IS481-like element ISBcen26 family transposase, with protein sequence MNTHKNARLTFARRLEMVQEITESGSSVSQAAADHGVTAPTVRKWLGRYLAGGAVALADASSRPARSPRAIAPSTALLIVELRQQRLLQRQIARQVGVSASTVSRVLVRAGLSRLSDLQPREPVQRYEHEAPGDLLHIDIKKLGRIARPGHRVTGNRRDTVDGVGWEYLFVAVDDHARIAYTAMHPDETKRSAVQFLRDAVAWYAGLGVRVHRLLTDNGSAFRSHEFARACQDLGIRHKFTRAYRPQTNGKAERFIQSALREWAYAWTYQSSAHRIEALASWQHHYNWHRAHSAIGGVAPMARLPASRNNLLTLHS encoded by the coding sequence ATGAACACCCATAAGAATGCCCGACTCACTTTCGCACGTCGACTTGAGATGGTTCAGGAGATCACCGAATCCGGTTCGAGCGTGTCGCAAGCGGCGGCCGATCACGGCGTGACAGCACCGACTGTGCGCAAATGGCTTGGACGCTACCTAGCCGGCGGTGCGGTTGCGCTGGCTGACGCTTCTTCTCGACCGGCTCGCTCTCCACGCGCCATCGCCCCGTCGACTGCCTTACTGATCGTGGAATTGCGCCAGCAGCGCTTGCTGCAACGTCAGATCGCTCGACAGGTGGGAGTGTCGGCCTCGACCGTCAGTCGGGTGCTGGTGCGTGCCGGACTGTCTCGGTTGAGCGACCTGCAACCGCGTGAACCGGTTCAGCGCTACGAGCACGAGGCGCCGGGCGATTTGCTGCACATCGACATCAAGAAGCTTGGCCGTATCGCGCGTCCTGGCCATCGTGTCACCGGCAATCGGCGCGATACAGTGGACGGCGTTGGCTGGGAGTACCTGTTCGTCGCAGTGGACGATCACGCCCGGATTGCCTACACGGCAATGCATCCAGACGAGACGAAACGCAGTGCCGTGCAGTTCCTGCGCGATGCAGTGGCTTGGTACGCCGGACTCGGCGTGCGTGTGCATCGCTTGCTAACCGACAACGGTTCGGCGTTTCGCTCACACGAGTTTGCGCGAGCCTGTCAGGACCTGGGTATCCGGCACAAATTTACGCGGGCGTATCGTCCGCAGACCAACGGCAAGGCCGAACGCTTCATCCAGTCAGCGTTACGCGAATGGGCCTACGCATGGACATACCAGAGCTCGGCCCATCGCATCGAAGCCTTGGCGAGTTGGCAGCACCACTACAACTGGCATCGTGCCCATAGCGCCATCGGCGGCGTTGCGCCGATGGCCAGACTTCCCGCGTCGAGAAACAACCTCTTGACGCTTCACAGCTAG
- a CDS encoding SDR family NAD(P)-dependent oxidoreductase encodes MSTYKLANKVVAITGSTGGLGSALAEALHARGARLALFDLEADTLTAQTRSFGHPSDVLGWTADVRDFESLEAAMAKAAYHLGQIDVVIANAGIDTMAPMATIDPAAFDRVIDINLKGVWRTFRAGLPFVQQQRGYMLAISSMAAFVHSPLQASYTASKAGVWAMCDSIRLELRHLGIGVGSAHPTFFPTPLMDDVVADPAGRALWGGNDRGFWKMIPREQVVRDIVAGIERRADMIVVPKINTIVAKAPGFFRRFVERAGFRGGDIERAISLASATGWNDSAANAPAK; translated from the coding sequence ATGTCGACTTATAAGCTGGCGAACAAGGTGGTGGCCATTACCGGTTCCACCGGAGGCCTGGGATCGGCCTTGGCCGAAGCGCTGCACGCACGGGGTGCGCGCCTCGCGCTTTTCGATCTGGAGGCAGACACGCTCACTGCGCAAACTCGCAGCTTCGGCCACCCTTCCGACGTTCTTGGCTGGACCGCCGACGTCCGCGATTTCGAAAGCCTGGAAGCCGCAATGGCCAAGGCGGCGTATCACCTCGGTCAGATCGATGTGGTCATCGCAAACGCGGGCATTGACACCATGGCCCCGATGGCCACCATCGACCCGGCCGCGTTTGATCGTGTCATCGACATCAATCTCAAAGGCGTGTGGCGCACGTTCCGTGCCGGCTTGCCATTCGTCCAGCAACAGCGCGGGTACATGCTGGCGATTTCGTCAATGGCCGCGTTTGTACATTCGCCGCTACAGGCGTCCTATACGGCCAGCAAGGCGGGCGTGTGGGCGATGTGCGACAGCATCCGTCTGGAGCTTCGTCATCTGGGTATCGGGGTCGGCAGCGCGCATCCGACGTTCTTCCCGACGCCGCTGATGGACGATGTCGTCGCCGATCCGGCCGGCCGGGCATTGTGGGGAGGCAACGATCGAGGCTTCTGGAAGATGATCCCGCGCGAGCAGGTCGTGCGGGACATCGTGGCAGGCATCGAGCGCCGCGCGGACATGATCGTCGTACCCAAGATCAACACGATCGTGGCCAAGGCGCCCGGCTTCTTCAGGCGCTTCGTCGAACGCGCCGGCTTTCGCGGCGGGGACATTGAACGCGCCATCAGTCTGGCATCGGCAACTGGCTGGAACGATTCGGCCGCGAACGCTCCGGCGAAATGA
- a CDS encoding TetR/AcrR family transcriptional regulator translates to MESRTQRRAAATRLAILQAAETLLTEGGLAAVTPESVATRADVAVQTLYNRVGGRSALLIAVAERALEENREYMDAAYASDGDVETKLRCVAAAYARFAKERPHQFRILVEPPNEPEALARIAALIRQQNAKLAALISRGIDEGWVDADVDPEHASTALWAMMNGIFSLMWRPDSLRLDVDHIDDLLRTAISLLTGGIKRRGD, encoded by the coding sequence ATGGAATCGAGAACTCAGCGTCGGGCTGCCGCGACCCGCCTGGCGATCCTGCAAGCCGCCGAGACTTTGCTGACGGAGGGCGGATTAGCCGCGGTCACGCCTGAATCGGTTGCGACCCGGGCGGATGTCGCAGTGCAGACGCTCTATAACCGTGTCGGTGGCCGTTCCGCGCTGCTCATTGCCGTAGCAGAGCGCGCGTTGGAAGAAAACCGCGAGTACATGGACGCGGCCTATGCATCTGATGGCGATGTGGAGACGAAACTACGTTGTGTGGCAGCTGCGTACGCGCGGTTCGCCAAGGAGCGCCCGCACCAGTTCCGTATCCTTGTCGAACCACCGAATGAGCCGGAGGCGCTCGCGCGCATTGCTGCCCTGATCAGACAGCAAAACGCCAAATTGGCCGCATTGATCAGCCGAGGTATCGACGAAGGGTGGGTGGATGCAGACGTCGATCCGGAACACGCGTCGACTGCGCTGTGGGCAATGATGAATGGCATTTTCAGCCTGATGTGGCGCCCCGACAGCCTTCGACTGGATGTCGATCACATTGACGATCTACTGCGTACCGCGATCTCATTGTTGACCGGCGGTATCAAGAGGCGGGGCGATTGA
- a CDS encoding alpha/beta hydrolase — protein MAGRKNVEFVAGGRGEHCRGWLYEPRGTGPFPVIVMAHGLGGIKEMRLDAYAQRFCAEGYACLVFDYRHFGASDGSPRQLLDIDRQLEDWSGAIAFARGNRNLRPDQVVLWGTSFGGGHVILSAARDRTIAAAVAQCPFTDGVASLFALNWRSALKVTALALCDVLLSLVGRAPVMVPTAGPPGSGALMTAPDALDGYLALVPDGTAFRNQVAARFGLNIVRYRPGRKAADISCPILFCICEADSVAPAEPTKRYASRAPKGEVRAYRAGHFDIYVGKDFEQVIADQLVFLRRHVPTKQGGAHVDL, from the coding sequence ATGGCCGGGCGAAAAAATGTCGAGTTCGTAGCAGGCGGCCGCGGAGAACATTGCCGTGGCTGGCTGTACGAGCCTCGCGGGACGGGCCCGTTTCCTGTCATCGTGATGGCGCACGGGCTGGGTGGAATCAAGGAAATGCGGCTCGATGCCTATGCGCAACGCTTTTGCGCGGAGGGCTACGCGTGCCTCGTGTTCGACTATCGACATTTCGGTGCGAGCGACGGCTCCCCTCGTCAATTGCTCGATATCGATCGGCAACTGGAGGACTGGTCGGGTGCGATCGCTTTTGCACGCGGGAACCGCAATCTCCGGCCGGATCAGGTGGTCCTGTGGGGGACCTCCTTCGGCGGCGGTCATGTGATTCTCTCCGCAGCACGCGACCGAACTATTGCCGCTGCCGTCGCGCAATGCCCGTTCACGGACGGGGTCGCGTCGTTGTTCGCGTTGAACTGGCGTAGCGCGCTCAAGGTTACCGCGCTCGCGCTATGCGATGTGCTGCTATCCCTCGTCGGCAGGGCGCCGGTGATGGTGCCGACGGCGGGTCCGCCCGGTTCCGGCGCGTTGATGACCGCACCGGATGCCCTGGATGGCTATCTCGCGCTCGTACCTGACGGTACTGCATTTCGCAATCAGGTCGCAGCACGCTTCGGCCTGAACATCGTTCGGTACCGCCCCGGTCGCAAGGCAGCCGACATTTCCTGCCCGATTCTATTTTGCATTTGCGAAGCCGACTCCGTCGCTCCGGCGGAGCCGACGAAACGGTATGCCAGCCGCGCACCCAAAGGCGAAGTGCGCGCGTATCGGGCAGGCCACTTCGACATCTATGTGGGCAAGGACTTCGAACAGGTGATCGCCGACCAGCTGGTGTTTCTCCGCCGTCACGTTCCAACGAAGCAAGGAGGCGCGCATGTCGACTTATAA
- a CDS encoding carbohydrate porin, translating to MTAQVGFWKSDANYPFNNGWTWSAKGPQSNTYLTNVTYRTNPQQDRYAKNYELLFFYNSASHNAFKSPGPIMPGPYKGSSGIYFGGKQVVWHPDGNIAGTPGAFSLSVFGNFTSSFDQHNASGLESTGTLGLTAKGLLKSRPYDTVSARVIYTRNTASEQNFIEQTNLAFGGTGYNVGRNEYAVRVDANIIVTPTVIVSPYIVRTFNTNSEFTPFTTAKPNNGIAYGIIATFLFDKMLGLSGS from the coding sequence ATCACCGCGCAGGTAGGATTCTGGAAATCGGATGCAAACTACCCATTTAACAATGGCTGGACTTGGTCGGCAAAAGGCCCACAAAGCAATACTTACCTCACCAACGTGACTTACAGGACCAATCCTCAGCAGGACCGTTACGCGAAAAATTACGAACTACTCTTCTTCTACAACAGCGCCAGCCATAACGCGTTCAAAAGCCCGGGGCCGATAATGCCGGGGCCGTATAAAGGAAGCTCCGGGATCTATTTTGGTGGCAAACAGGTGGTGTGGCATCCGGACGGCAATATTGCAGGCACACCGGGGGCCTTCTCGCTGAGCGTATTTGGCAATTTCACCAGCAGCTTCGACCAACACAACGCGTCTGGGCTTGAGAGCACCGGGACGCTCGGCCTAACCGCGAAGGGCCTTCTAAAGAGCCGGCCTTACGACACTGTTTCTGCACGGGTCATCTATACGCGAAACACCGCATCGGAACAAAACTTTATTGAACAGACCAATCTTGCTTTCGGAGGCACTGGCTACAACGTGGGTCGAAACGAGTACGCAGTACGGGTAGACGCCAATATCATCGTCACGCCCACCGTCATCGTGAGTCCGTACATCGTACGTACATTCAACACGAATAGCGAGTTTACGCCATTCACGACTGCGAAGCCGAACAACGGTATCGCATATGGAATCATCGCCACGTTCCTCTTCGACAAAATGCTGGGGCTGTCCGGGAGCTGA